In Topomyia yanbarensis strain Yona2022 chromosome 2, ASM3024719v1, whole genome shotgun sequence, one DNA window encodes the following:
- the LOC131683640 gene encoding probable cytochrome P450 28a5, which yields MWYTLLGCLVGFLGVVYLFLVWEFKRWKKIGVKGPKPQVLFGNVPSLLTQKRNVYYDLEEIYNDFKHEPVIGYFSLRTPQLMIRDPELIKEVLTKNFNHFASNQFSDLVDEKSDPLFARNPFNLSGEKWRTRRAEITPAFTNNRIKALFTLMDEVSIRMTEYIHKQIKLKGSAFDIKELMAKFTTDVVSNCIFAIDAQSFTKEKPEIREMGRRILEFNFLVQLATAALTFFPSIKNFYKFTFIPKDVEAFFIRIMTDAIRHRKQNKIVRNDYLDHLLSLEEKKNISEVDMAGHGVSFFADGFETSSIVMTNCLLDLASHPEAQKQLRDEIRHVQKAKGGLTYENLGEMVYLDQVLNESLRLHPIIPILGKNCTKDIVLVGPKDRKIPITEGTTVTIPFFVHLDSQHYEEPEKFKPERFAPETGGTKPYREKGVFFPFSEGPRMCLGMRFALAQAKRGIVEIIDKFEVTVNPRTKLPIEYEAKKFLLYVVGGIWLDLKAIN from the exons ATGTGGTATACTCTGCTCGGTTGTTTAGTAGGGTTCCTAGGTGTGGTGTATCTGTTTCTAGTTTGGGAATTTAAAAGATGGAAAAAGATTGGTGTAAAGGGGCCTAAACCACAAGTACTATTTGGTAATGTTCCCAGTTTACTAACACAGAAGAGGAACGTGTATTATGACTTAGAGGAAATTTATAA CGACTTCAAGCACGAGCCTGTGATTGGTTATTTCAGCTTACGTACCCCACAGTTAATGATACGCGATCCGGAACTGATTAAAGAGGTCCTAACGAAGAACTTCAATCATTTTGCTTCGAACCAGTTCTCCGACCTGGTGGATGAGAAATCAGATCCACTATTTGCTCGTAATCCATTCAATTTGTCAGGAGAAAAATGGAGAACTCGACGAGCGGAAATAACTCCAGCTTTCACAAACAATCGG ATAAAAGCACTTTTTACCTTGATGGATGAAGTAAGCATTCGAATGACTGAATACATACACAAACAAATCAAACTGAAAGGCTCGGCATTCGATATCAAAGAGTTGATGGCCAAATTTACGACCGATGTCGTATCTAACTGTATTTTTGCAATTGACGCACAATCGTTCACCAAGGAGAAACCTGAAATTCGTGAAATGGGTCGACGGATTTTGGAATTCAACTTTCTCGTGCAATTGGCAACGGCCGCTCTCACATTTTTCCCTTCAATCAAAAACTTTTACAAATTCACTTTCATTCCCAAGGATGTTGAGGCATTTTTCATTCGAATTATGACTGACGCCATTCGGCAccgcaaacaaaacaaaattgttcgAAACGACTATCTGGATCATCTTCTGTCACTggaagaaaagaaaaatatctCCGAGGTCGACATGGCCGGTCACGGTGTATCATTCTTTGCTGATGGATTTGAAACATCCAGTATTGTTATGACCAACTGTCTTTTAGACTTAGCATCGCATCCCGAAGCCCAGAAGCAGTTGAGGGACGAAATTCGTCACGTTCAGAAAGCCAAGGGAGGTTTGACTTACGAAAACCTGGGAGAAATGGTCTACCTTGATCAGGTACTGAACGAGTCACTTAGACTTCATCCGATCATTCCGATTTTAGGAAAAAACTGTACGAAAGATATTGTGCTGGTGGGACCAAAGGATAGGAAAATTCCTATAACAGAAGGCACGACGGTTACCATTCCATTCTTCGTTCATTTGGATTCACAGCATTACGAGGAACCGGAAAAATTCAAACCGGAACGTTTTGCGCCGGAAACTGGAGGTACCAAACCGTACAGGGAGAAGGGAGTGTTTTTTCCATTCAGTGAAGGACCCAGAATGTGCCTTGGAATGCGGTTCGCTCTAGCACAAGCGAAAAGGGGTATCGTAGAGATCATTGACAAGTTTGAAGTCACTGTTAATCCTCGGACAAAGCTCCCGATAGAATATGAGGCTAAAAAGTTCTTGCTTTATGTGGTTGGTGGAATATGGCTGGACCTGAAAgccataaattaa